One genomic window of Spirochaetota bacterium includes the following:
- a CDS encoding FecR domain-containing protein, translated as MVLRRLYCCFLLAIIVFLILSCTPQPKSVSAHLIFMQGDVTIIRNEVNVPVILGSIVQPEDIITTGNQSIAVVQIADRAVVHITSNSKLAVKTLVATSTTLYLERGEIISKVERLQKAQEYRVKTPSVVASVRGTQFLVKADEKIGKVAVHTGSVSVKPVIEETKIEEIQIEETIVDGGKEAIVTVEKEKAAKEIPVSVKEISIKDKMKIEEAGKIELLPQEVVIKPEALEKVRETIKQNIEKIGTIESSTEEQLRQQIKKERIERLMQQKTRTLEEIKEACERIDVIRLYSGKQIQGAIISRGDSYKILTTTGVIDVPKKDVRSVSVMR; from the coding sequence ATGGTTTTGCGACGATTGTATTGTTGCTTTCTTTTAGCAATTATTGTTTTTTTAATTCTTTCTTGTACACCACAACCAAAGTCAGTATCAGCTCATCTTATTTTTATGCAGGGGGATGTTACCATAATACGAAATGAGGTAAATGTTCCTGTTATATTAGGATCAATTGTTCAACCTGAAGATATTATTACAACAGGAAACCAGTCTATTGCGGTGGTTCAGATAGCTGATAGAGCTGTGGTACATATTACCAGCAACAGCAAGCTGGCAGTCAAGACACTTGTTGCTACATCAACAACGCTATATTTAGAAAGAGGGGAAATCATATCAAAGGTTGAACGTTTACAAAAAGCCCAAGAATACAGAGTGAAGACCCCCTCAGTTGTAGCTAGTGTTCGTGGAACACAATTTTTGGTTAAGGCCGATGAAAAAATTGGTAAAGTGGCTGTGCACACTGGAAGTGTAAGTGTTAAACCCGTTATTGAAGAAACAAAAATCGAAGAAATTCAAATAGAAGAAACAATAGTGGATGGGGGCAAAGAGGCGATAGTTACTGTTGAAAAAGAGAAGGCTGCTAAAGAGATTCCAGTTTCTGTAAAGGAAATTTCTATAAAAGATAAAATGAAGATAGAAGAAGCAGGAAAAATTGAATTGCTTCCCCAGGAAGTAGTTATAAAACCTGAAGCACTTGAAAAAGTTCGTGAAACAATAAAACAGAACATTGAAAAAATTGGGACAATAGAATCTTCAACCGAGGAACAATTGAGGCAACAGATAAAGAAAGAGCGGATTGAACGGTTAATGCAACAAAAAACACGAACACTTGAGGAAATTAAGGAAGCATGTGAACGCATTGATGTGATACGTCTGTATTCAGGTAAACAAATACAAGGAGCAATAATTAGTAGGGGCGATAGTTACAAGATATTGACTACAACTGGAGTAATAGATGTGCCTAAGAAAGATGTACGGTCAGTAAGCGTGATGCGATAG
- a CDS encoding acyl-CoA thioesterase, producing MSTVEIRIKGYHLDLFGRVSNQRFLDFLEDARWSYLDSIGLNYDEFAKRGVFLAVVNINVNFRAPSFLGDVLIIETEVDRIGNRSITVKQKMYNKKNEQIILDAEVVYVIVDLATGKSIPIDNEMRQQWLELSNKKNTH from the coding sequence ATGTCAACAGTAGAAATAAGAATCAAAGGCTATCATCTTGATCTTTTTGGCCGCGTGAGCAATCAGCGCTTTTTAGATTTTCTAGAAGATGCGCGATGGAGTTATCTGGATTCCATAGGGCTCAATTATGATGAATTTGCTAAACGCGGTGTTTTTCTTGCGGTGGTTAATATAAATGTTAACTTTCGTGCACCATCGTTTCTTGGCGATGTGTTGATAATTGAAACCGAAGTTGATAGAATTGGCAATCGCAGCATAACAGTTAAACAAAAAATGTACAATAAAAAAAACGAACAGATTATTCTTGATGCTGAAGTGGTATATGTTATAGTTGACCTTGCAACAGGCAAATCCATACCCATAGACAATGAAATGCGGCAGCAGTGGCTTGAGCTATCGAACAAAAAAAATACACATTAA
- a CDS encoding PilZ domain-containing protein, producing MRKYIRYDKLSAEIKEAIYKYWEIAKQKKPDTALDDAMEDWFLHQFDAFMIAKYHTRGDNMRKHFRLDVEIPIRIVELLIESSKDEAEALELIGTILNISKGGLYFISDIPLELSSIIRVVIDFRAVDNELTDIEALAMVVRQDKRDDGKYGIGVMFSSIYDNGKRNLNIFILKNLSYYLYS from the coding sequence ATGAGAAAATATATTCGTTATGATAAATTGTCAGCAGAAATTAAAGAAGCAATCTATAAGTATTGGGAAATAGCAAAACAAAAAAAACCTGATACAGCATTGGATGATGCAATGGAAGATTGGTTTTTGCATCAGTTTGATGCGTTTATGATTGCCAAATATCATACCCGTGGCGATAACATGCGCAAACACTTCCGCCTTGACGTAGAGATTCCTATACGAATAGTGGAACTTTTAATAGAATCTTCAAAGGATGAAGCTGAAGCACTGGAGCTTATTGGAACAATATTAAACATAAGCAAGGGTGGCCTTTATTTTATTTCCGACATCCCTCTTGAGCTTTCTTCGATTATACGTGTAGTTATTGATTTCAGGGCTGTAGATAATGAGCTGACTGATATTGAAGCCTTAGCAATGGTGGTGCGCCAGGATAAACGTGATGATGGCAAATATGGAATTGGCGTAATGTTCAGTAGCATTTATGACAATGGCAAACGCAATTTAAATATATTTATATTAAAAAATCTCTCTTACTATCTTTATTCATGA
- a CDS encoding tetratricopeptide repeat protein: MAYYYDRYRNLKIAGVVALVLLLLFGGYHFLSRSRDALKDIVDIRQKQIELYEKILETNPNDVDTLIKLGNLYKEIGNIDKAIDYYKKALAVQPDNYNALNELGHAYALKGDYENAIKTLELAKKYFPKYPQAYNKLGNVYDTQEKLDKALKEYKSAIAVAPQYQESYWNIAKQRMKKGDYKGAEDILKKGIKANPSDPEGYYNLGNLYVHKKQYAKAIPQYQKAITLSPGTGKYYRALGDAYLALNKIPDAVGAYSTALSKDPGDALSAEKLGDIYASQGNLAKAADYYKQALSYNSNDENLKNKYANALSNLQKPSIISQPDTQQFAVAPKQKEESSTPQTISREKESKDLSDTAPQTTPANQVNESALKWRELGDKYRAEKKYDEALKAYAKATQLDKTDDHSHYWMGRIYYHNQMDEEANKSFQNAIIANPKNADSHYHLGLIYYSEGKYSPAVNEFTKAIEEKPVFAKAYYARGLAQYKMNNLQAAIKDLKQSIEQDPNLDRAYFNLGDIYLKQKNYKVALDYFTKDRELRPNNPDTLFKIAETYHEMKSYSNAETFYNKTLEADPEYFQALFNLGLIAATKQNYTQAISLYTKALSIKNDDPPTLYELGKAYEGLGDDNKAIEYYSLAITKNPNYTKAYINLGNLYKKNKLHDKAIEQFKQATINDPKSFEAHYNLANAYLAANMNDEAIEEYKTAIDLSPMNDQAHFFLGVAYKEKGVFDQAVKEFERSLQINTSLADAHEELGMIYYRKLKNNEKAVYHFEKLLSIKPNHPKADQIRDIIAMLKKQ, translated from the coding sequence ATGGCATACTATTATGACCGTTACCGCAATCTTAAGATTGCAGGAGTTGTTGCATTGGTACTTTTACTGCTTTTTGGCGGCTATCATTTTTTGTCGCGTTCACGCGATGCACTAAAGGATATTGTTGATATCCGACAAAAGCAGATTGAGCTGTATGAAAAGATTTTAGAAACAAACCCTAATGATGTGGATACCCTGATAAAATTAGGAAATCTTTATAAAGAAATAGGCAACATTGATAAAGCAATTGATTACTATAAAAAAGCATTAGCTGTGCAACCTGATAATTATAATGCACTCAACGAGTTGGGGCACGCATATGCTTTAAAAGGCGACTATGAAAATGCAATCAAAACGTTGGAACTAGCAAAAAAATATTTTCCAAAATATCCACAGGCATATAATAAGTTGGGCAACGTATATGATACACAGGAAAAATTAGATAAAGCCCTTAAAGAATATAAAAGTGCTATTGCAGTTGCACCGCAATACCAGGAAAGTTACTGGAATATTGCAAAACAGCGCATGAAAAAAGGTGACTATAAAGGAGCAGAGGATATCCTTAAAAAAGGCATCAAAGCTAATCCCAGTGATCCCGAAGGGTACTACAATCTTGGCAACCTCTATGTGCACAAAAAGCAGTATGCAAAAGCAATCCCTCAATACCAGAAGGCTATTACACTATCACCAGGCACAGGGAAATACTACCGTGCCCTTGGTGATGCATACTTAGCTTTGAATAAAATACCCGATGCAGTTGGTGCATATTCAACTGCACTGTCAAAAGATCCTGGTGATGCTCTTTCTGCTGAAAAGCTTGGCGACATCTATGCTTCACAGGGCAACTTGGCTAAAGCAGCAGATTATTATAAGCAGGCATTAAGCTATAACAGTAATGATGAAAATTTAAAAAACAAATATGCAAATGCACTATCAAATTTACAAAAACCCTCTATCATTAGCCAGCCTGATACTCAACAATTTGCCGTAGCACCCAAACAAAAAGAAGAATCTTCTACACCACAGACAATAAGCAGAGAAAAGGAATCAAAGGATTTATCAGACACAGCTCCTCAAACAACACCAGCAAATCAAGTGAATGAATCGGCACTTAAATGGCGTGAACTGGGCGACAAATATCGTGCAGAAAAGAAGTATGATGAGGCACTCAAGGCGTATGCAAAGGCAACACAGCTTGACAAAACTGATGACCACTCGCATTACTGGATGGGACGCATCTACTACCACAACCAGATGGATGAAGAGGCAAACAAATCATTCCAGAATGCAATAATCGCAAATCCAAAGAATGCTGATTCTCACTATCACCTAGGGCTCATCTATTATTCTGAAGGCAAGTACTCTCCAGCAGTCAATGAGTTTACCAAAGCTATTGAAGAAAAGCCTGTATTTGCAAAAGCTTACTATGCCCGTGGCCTGGCTCAATATAAAATGAATAACCTGCAAGCAGCAATTAAGGATTTAAAACAATCCATTGAACAGGATCCTAATCTAGACAGGGCATACTTTAATTTAGGCGATATTTATCTTAAACAAAAGAATTATAAAGTGGCATTAGATTATTTCACAAAAGACAGAGAGTTGCGTCCAAACAACCCTGATACACTGTTTAAAATAGCTGAAACCTATCATGAAATGAAATCATATTCAAATGCTGAGACGTTCTACAATAAAACACTTGAAGCTGACCCAGAATACTTTCAGGCATTGTTTAATTTAGGCCTCATTGCAGCCACAAAGCAAAATTACACCCAGGCCATTTCATTGTACACCAAAGCATTATCAATCAAAAATGATGACCCACCAACCTTGTATGAATTGGGCAAAGCCTATGAAGGATTAGGCGATGACAACAAGGCTATAGAATACTATTCACTAGCTATCACTAAAAACCCCAACTATACCAAGGCATATATAAATCTTGGCAACCTTTACAAAAAGAATAAACTCCATGATAAGGCAATAGAGCAGTTTAAACAGGCAACTATAAATGATCCCAAATCGTTTGAAGCTCATTATAATCTTGCTAATGCCTATTTAGCTGCAAATATGAACGATGAAGCTATTGAAGAATACAAGACAGCAATAGACCTATCGCCAATGAATGACCAGGCACATTTCTTTCTGGGAGTAGCATATAAAGAAAAAGGTGTTTTTGACCAGGCTGTAAAGGAATTTGAGCGATCACTGCAAATCAACACTTCACTCGCTGATGCACATGAAGAACTAGGGATGATATATTACCGAAAGCTCAAAAATAATGAAAAGGCTGTATACCATTTTGAAAAGTTGCTTTCAATAAAGCCAAACCACCCCAAAGCCGACCAGATACGCGATATTATTGCTATGCTAAAGAAGCAGTGA
- a CDS encoding tetratricopeptide repeat protein codes for MKKILLHSLLVLSVTIAYTISLAAKKDDETPFKKGVKYFYQQKFEIAELLFQEELKANPENALAYSYLGDIFLYKKRYDGALQLYIKAMELNPKSAEDAFRIGQVYYYKKQPQEALAYFKKAFSLNPQLKFAYYHIGLTYLMLLRDKEKTIESWEKFLAIAPEDPQYEKIKRVIELLKDPKFVLPPPGSDVSIEEALHLGGIMLDDVQREAPDKKAGHETKKTKNKLEEIYRDDEL; via the coding sequence ATGAAGAAAATACTTTTACATAGCCTACTAGTTTTATCAGTAACTATCGCGTATACTATATCCTTAGCCGCTAAAAAGGATGACGAAACCCCATTTAAAAAGGGTGTGAAATATTTCTATCAGCAAAAATTTGAGATAGCGGAGCTTTTATTTCAGGAAGAATTGAAAGCAAATCCAGAAAACGCCCTCGCATACTCGTATCTTGGTGATATTTTCCTTTATAAGAAGCGTTATGATGGAGCACTGCAACTGTACATAAAAGCGATGGAGTTAAATCCAAAGAGTGCAGAGGATGCATTCCGCATTGGGCAGGTGTACTATTATAAGAAGCAGCCACAGGAAGCTCTGGCATATTTTAAAAAAGCGTTCAGCTTAAATCCACAGCTGAAATTTGCATATTACCATATTGGCTTGACATATTTAATGTTGCTCAGGGATAAAGAAAAAACAATAGAATCCTGGGAAAAATTTTTGGCGATAGCTCCTGAAGATCCCCAATATGAAAAAATAAAAAGAGTAATTGAATTATTAAAAGACCCAAAATTTGTTCTTCCACCACCGGGAAGCGATGTATCAATTGAAGAAGCGTTACATCTTGGCGGGATAATGCTTGATGATGTGCAGCGAGAAGCTCCAGATAAAAAAGCCGGTCACGAAACAAAGAAAACAAAGAACAAACTTGAAGAAATTTACCGTGACGACGAACTATAA